Proteins encoded within one genomic window of Etheostoma cragini isolate CJK2018 chromosome 21, CSU_Ecrag_1.0, whole genome shotgun sequence:
- the gpam gene encoding glycerol-3-phosphate acyltransferase 1, mitochondrial isoform X2 → MELSDGFLLQVNNGEQWCNRWKHPNDDSDRSTSPSVLRCVASTWKEGLLNRKRPFVGRCCHSCTPQSWDKLFNPSIPSLGLRNVIYINETHTRQRGWLARRLSYVLFVMERDVNKDMFTRNVVDNVLNNSRVESAIVTVATDLDAATSQPGQEQKAISKVKQKARAFLQEMVANISPAFIRLTGWVLLRLFNGFFWSIQIHKGQLEMVKKAATEQNVPMVFLPVHKSHIDYLLITLILFCHNIKAPHIAAGNNLSIPILSTLIRKLGGFFIRRRMEETGDGKKDILYRSLLHAYTEELLRQQQFLEVYLEGTRSRSGKPSTARAGMLSIVVDTMCTGSITDVLVVPVGISYDRILEGNYNSEQLGKPKKNESLWGIACGVFRMLRKNYGCVRVDFNQPFSLKEYMDSQRSRHIPPQVSLEHTLMPIIISAQPDAQLFEGQEEEEQLNRELPDDISRRHLINNLAKHVLFTANKSSAIMSTHIVACLLLYRHRQGVVLSKLVEDFFNMKEEILSRDFDLGFSGNSEDVVMRALHLLGNCVNVTSSSNRNGEFTIAPSQTVPALFELNFYSNCLFHVFISDAIIACSILSLQRELIAESESDHPPDGLSSLPLSQERLIRKAAGLSHFLVNEVTVAPPCQTIYQVFHDAVTRLIQYGVLYVAEEDQEELSPSPTEEPWPKKFPEPLSWRSDEEDEDSDFGEEQRDRYLKVSVSAEHQEFFVFLQRLVSPVLEAYSGAAIFVHSLSQPMAESDYTQRLFRYLLTRTERGVAAYGESATHYLVKNTVRTFKELGVLKQRRENEVTTLELSSTFLPQANRNKLLQYILGFTLL, encoded by the exons GACAAACTGTTCAACCCCAGTATTCCTTCTCTGGGACTGCGCAACGTCATCTACATTAATGAGACACACACCAG ACAGCGGGGCTGGCTGGCGCGCAGGCTAAGTTATGTGCTTTTTGTCATGGAGAGAGATGTCAACAAGGACATGTTCACCAGGAATGTAGTGGACAACGTGCTCAACAACAGCAG AGTGGAGAGTGCTATTGTGACAGTAGCCACAGATTTGGACGCTGCAACCAGCCAGCCTGGCCAGGAGCAAAAAGCCATCAGTAAAGTCAAGCAGAAAGCCAGGGCCTTCCTTCAGGAGATGGTAGCCAATATCTCCCCAGCCTTTATCAG GCTGACAGGGTGGGTCCTCCTAAGGCTCTTTAATGGTTTCTTCTGGAGTATCCAGATCCACAAGGGCCAGCTGGAAATGGTCAAGAAAGCTGCTACAGAG CAAAATGTGCCCATGGTCTTCCTTCCTGTTCACAAATCCCACATTGACTACTTGCTCATTACCTTGATCCTGTTCTGTCACAACATCAAAGCTCCACATATCGCTGCTGGAAACAACCTAAGCATCCCTATCCTCAG CACCCTTATACGTAAACTTGGAGGATTCTTCATACGACGGAGAATGGAGGAGACAGGGGAtgggaaaaaagacattttgtacagatCACTCTTACATGcg TATACAGAGGAGTTGTTGCGTCAGCAGCAGTTTTTGGAGGTCTACCTAGAGGGTACCCGCTCCCGCAGCGGTAAGCCGTCTACGGCGCGTGCAGGCATGCTGTCCATCGTGGTAGACACAATGTGCACTGGGTCGATCACAGACGTACTGGTGGTGCCAGTTGGCATCTCTTATGACCGTATTCTTGAGGGCAACTACAATAGCGAGCAGCTG GGCAAACCTAAGAAGAATGAGAGTTTGTGGGGAATCGCATGCGGAGTGTTTAGGATGCTGAGGAAGAACTATGGTTGCGTCCGAGTTGACTTCAACCAGCCCTTCTCCCTAAAG GAGTACATGGACTCCCAGAGAAGCCGTCATATTCCACCACAAGTGTCCCTGGAGCACACCTTGATGCCCATCATTATTTCTGCACA ACCCGATGCTCAGCTGTTTGAggggcaggaggaggaggagcagctgaACAGAGAGCTGCCCGATGACATCTCAAGGCGACATCTTATTAACAACCTGGCCAAGCACGTCCTCTTCA CGGCTAATAAGTCATCAGCAATCATGTCCACCCACATCGTAGCCTGTCTGCTGCtgtacagacacagacag GGGGTGGTGCTGTCCAAGCTGGTGGAAGACTTCTTCAACATGAAGGAGGAGATCCTTTCTCGGGACTTTGATCTGGGCTTTTCGGGGAACTCAGAGGATGTGGTCATGCGGGCCCTCCACCTGCTGGGAAACTGCGTGAATGTGACCAGCAGTTCAAATCGCAATGGAGAGTTCACCATTGCACCCAGCCAAACAGTACCAGCTCTTTTCGAGCTCAACTTCTACAGCAATTGCCTTTTCCATGTCTTCATTTCTGATGCAATCATTG CCTGCAGCATCCTGTCACTGCAGCGAGAGCTGATAGCGGAATCAGAGTCTGACCATCCACCCGATGGTCTGAGTAGCCTCCCACTCAGTCAGGAGAGACTCATTCGCAAGGCTGCTGGGCTCTCGCACTTTCTTGTCAATGAGGTGACAGTGGCACCA CCCTGTCAGACGATTTACCAGGTTTTTCACGATGCAGTGACCCGGCTGATCCAGTATGGAGTTCTCTATGTAGCAGAG gaGGACCAAGAGGAACTGAGTCCCAGCCCCACAGAGGAACCATGGCCCAAAAAGTTCCCTGAGCCCCTTTCCTGGAGAAGTGATGAGGAGGACGAGGACAGTGACTTtggagaggagcagagagatCGCTACCTAAAG GTGAGCGTTTCCGCAGAGCACCAGGAGTTCTTCGTCTTCCTACAGCGACTTGTCAGCCCTGTGCTGGAGGCCTACAGCGGCGCTGCCATCTTTGTCCACAGTCTGAGTCAGCCCATGGCTGAATCAGACTACACCCAGAGGCTCTTCAGATACCTGCTCACCCGCACAGAGAGAGGAGTGGCTGCTTATG GTGAAAGTGCAACTCATTACCTGGTGAAGAACACAGTGAGGACATTCAAAGAGCTTGGG GTCCTaaagcagagaagagagaacGAGGTGACAACTCTGGAGCTGAGCAGCACCTTTCTACCTCAGGCCAATCGGAACAAACTCCTGCAGTACATCTTAGGGTTCACCCTGCTGTGA
- the gpam gene encoding glycerol-3-phosphate acyltransferase 1, mitochondrial isoform X1 — MELSDGFLLQVNNGEQWCNRWKHPNDDSMCFKDRSTSPSVLRCVASTWKEGLLNRKRPFVGRCCHSCTPQSWDKLFNPSIPSLGLRNVIYINETHTRQRGWLARRLSYVLFVMERDVNKDMFTRNVVDNVLNNSRVESAIVTVATDLDAATSQPGQEQKAISKVKQKARAFLQEMVANISPAFIRLTGWVLLRLFNGFFWSIQIHKGQLEMVKKAATEQNVPMVFLPVHKSHIDYLLITLILFCHNIKAPHIAAGNNLSIPILSTLIRKLGGFFIRRRMEETGDGKKDILYRSLLHAYTEELLRQQQFLEVYLEGTRSRSGKPSTARAGMLSIVVDTMCTGSITDVLVVPVGISYDRILEGNYNSEQLGKPKKNESLWGIACGVFRMLRKNYGCVRVDFNQPFSLKEYMDSQRSRHIPPQVSLEHTLMPIIISAQPDAQLFEGQEEEEQLNRELPDDISRRHLINNLAKHVLFTANKSSAIMSTHIVACLLLYRHRQGVVLSKLVEDFFNMKEEILSRDFDLGFSGNSEDVVMRALHLLGNCVNVTSSSNRNGEFTIAPSQTVPALFELNFYSNCLFHVFISDAIIACSILSLQRELIAESESDHPPDGLSSLPLSQERLIRKAAGLSHFLVNEVTVAPPCQTIYQVFHDAVTRLIQYGVLYVAEEDQEELSPSPTEEPWPKKFPEPLSWRSDEEDEDSDFGEEQRDRYLKVSVSAEHQEFFVFLQRLVSPVLEAYSGAAIFVHSLSQPMAESDYTQRLFRYLLTRTERGVAAYGESATHYLVKNTVRTFKELGVLKQRRENEVTTLELSSTFLPQANRNKLLQYILGFTLL; from the exons GACAAACTGTTCAACCCCAGTATTCCTTCTCTGGGACTGCGCAACGTCATCTACATTAATGAGACACACACCAG ACAGCGGGGCTGGCTGGCGCGCAGGCTAAGTTATGTGCTTTTTGTCATGGAGAGAGATGTCAACAAGGACATGTTCACCAGGAATGTAGTGGACAACGTGCTCAACAACAGCAG AGTGGAGAGTGCTATTGTGACAGTAGCCACAGATTTGGACGCTGCAACCAGCCAGCCTGGCCAGGAGCAAAAAGCCATCAGTAAAGTCAAGCAGAAAGCCAGGGCCTTCCTTCAGGAGATGGTAGCCAATATCTCCCCAGCCTTTATCAG GCTGACAGGGTGGGTCCTCCTAAGGCTCTTTAATGGTTTCTTCTGGAGTATCCAGATCCACAAGGGCCAGCTGGAAATGGTCAAGAAAGCTGCTACAGAG CAAAATGTGCCCATGGTCTTCCTTCCTGTTCACAAATCCCACATTGACTACTTGCTCATTACCTTGATCCTGTTCTGTCACAACATCAAAGCTCCACATATCGCTGCTGGAAACAACCTAAGCATCCCTATCCTCAG CACCCTTATACGTAAACTTGGAGGATTCTTCATACGACGGAGAATGGAGGAGACAGGGGAtgggaaaaaagacattttgtacagatCACTCTTACATGcg TATACAGAGGAGTTGTTGCGTCAGCAGCAGTTTTTGGAGGTCTACCTAGAGGGTACCCGCTCCCGCAGCGGTAAGCCGTCTACGGCGCGTGCAGGCATGCTGTCCATCGTGGTAGACACAATGTGCACTGGGTCGATCACAGACGTACTGGTGGTGCCAGTTGGCATCTCTTATGACCGTATTCTTGAGGGCAACTACAATAGCGAGCAGCTG GGCAAACCTAAGAAGAATGAGAGTTTGTGGGGAATCGCATGCGGAGTGTTTAGGATGCTGAGGAAGAACTATGGTTGCGTCCGAGTTGACTTCAACCAGCCCTTCTCCCTAAAG GAGTACATGGACTCCCAGAGAAGCCGTCATATTCCACCACAAGTGTCCCTGGAGCACACCTTGATGCCCATCATTATTTCTGCACA ACCCGATGCTCAGCTGTTTGAggggcaggaggaggaggagcagctgaACAGAGAGCTGCCCGATGACATCTCAAGGCGACATCTTATTAACAACCTGGCCAAGCACGTCCTCTTCA CGGCTAATAAGTCATCAGCAATCATGTCCACCCACATCGTAGCCTGTCTGCTGCtgtacagacacagacag GGGGTGGTGCTGTCCAAGCTGGTGGAAGACTTCTTCAACATGAAGGAGGAGATCCTTTCTCGGGACTTTGATCTGGGCTTTTCGGGGAACTCAGAGGATGTGGTCATGCGGGCCCTCCACCTGCTGGGAAACTGCGTGAATGTGACCAGCAGTTCAAATCGCAATGGAGAGTTCACCATTGCACCCAGCCAAACAGTACCAGCTCTTTTCGAGCTCAACTTCTACAGCAATTGCCTTTTCCATGTCTTCATTTCTGATGCAATCATTG CCTGCAGCATCCTGTCACTGCAGCGAGAGCTGATAGCGGAATCAGAGTCTGACCATCCACCCGATGGTCTGAGTAGCCTCCCACTCAGTCAGGAGAGACTCATTCGCAAGGCTGCTGGGCTCTCGCACTTTCTTGTCAATGAGGTGACAGTGGCACCA CCCTGTCAGACGATTTACCAGGTTTTTCACGATGCAGTGACCCGGCTGATCCAGTATGGAGTTCTCTATGTAGCAGAG gaGGACCAAGAGGAACTGAGTCCCAGCCCCACAGAGGAACCATGGCCCAAAAAGTTCCCTGAGCCCCTTTCCTGGAGAAGTGATGAGGAGGACGAGGACAGTGACTTtggagaggagcagagagatCGCTACCTAAAG GTGAGCGTTTCCGCAGAGCACCAGGAGTTCTTCGTCTTCCTACAGCGACTTGTCAGCCCTGTGCTGGAGGCCTACAGCGGCGCTGCCATCTTTGTCCACAGTCTGAGTCAGCCCATGGCTGAATCAGACTACACCCAGAGGCTCTTCAGATACCTGCTCACCCGCACAGAGAGAGGAGTGGCTGCTTATG GTGAAAGTGCAACTCATTACCTGGTGAAGAACACAGTGAGGACATTCAAAGAGCTTGGG GTCCTaaagcagagaagagagaacGAGGTGACAACTCTGGAGCTGAGCAGCACCTTTCTACCTCAGGCCAATCGGAACAAACTCCTGCAGTACATCTTAGGGTTCACCCTGCTGTGA